Proteins from a genomic interval of Daphnia pulex isolate KAP4 chromosome 4, ASM2113471v1:
- the LOC124192172 gene encoding condensin complex subunit 2-like, with protein sequence MMAVSMTPTMERFPPKPVTNSRRSISLFSSPKVRKSIGFSNVSPALLLETPHAETGVPLLDPSKSVQIQNNDEQELRERQKQRAAEMQQQSLASPSTPADRRKSMGPATGMTNAALVEHYSNCIKLSAENKINMKNAFNLQLIDCMSEMLRKKDPEMNNFQAASCTLDASAKIYAYRVDCVHIDTIKMAGGLGRTGDEGQQEQEGNGQAEGEQDEANKVKKKAKKKNKKTIETNVDHINMSKFDLEYDVDPLFKKNSARFDEGRNGGVNFLTSLMLKDDGCQLIMDSDSLCNAVSHRLEQTQTSCPVVQGLDSAEICPTLKGFSFTTWDPTNDDLMGLLQSPTKRKHEEYQVPLLPTSNEDHAFDMDAVPETYGGNDSENETHLGMEDIDEEEGIDRHRNGDGRMNPVPILAGNGKNLGIVELKDQLNRQDYSYFSVAVRSAWAGPLHWRLNKLGQRVDPNREVKKKRRKDAFVMSFEDIPDFGNDFKPAKSTSKLTNATLLQWLPEKITLPEDLHYGLKEFSQSFTRPMLSVRSSTKTGPSQDLEGILSPYDYSNRRDADNFCPEVNADSSYNDDHHDDPMTFNDQTADFASQSDGTKTFGQFSGDNLIAAPNMVAKIQINYAKVAKKMDMRRLKSTMWNMLNQPNETDNAQKPTAGNPKGFCQMYNQIPNLLPQKMAENLSVALAFAALLHLANENTLHLAQEYGNLDDFAIVHPN encoded by the exons ATGATGGCTGTTAGCATGACGCCAACTATGGAAAGGTTTCCACCAAAACCGGTAACTAATTCGCGAAGAAGTATATCACTTTTCAGCAGTCCGAAAGTCCGAAAATCCATAGGATTCAGCAATGTTTCCCCAGCTCTTCTGCTTGAAACACCACATGCAGAAACAGGTGTACCATTATTGGACCCATCAAAGTCTGTCCAG ATTCAGAATAATGATGAGCAAGAGTTACGAGAGAGACAGAAGCAGAGAGCTGCTGAAATGCAACAGCAAAGCTTGGCCTCCCCGTCTACTCCTGCTGATCGTAGGAAGTCTATGGGTCCAGCCACTGGAATGACCAATGCAGCTTTGGTTGAACACTATTCCAACTGCATTAAACTTTCTGCAGAAAAT aaaatcaacatgaaaaatgctTTCAACTTGCAACTTATAGACTGCATGTCTGAAATGTTAAGGAAAAAGGATCCAGAGATGAATAACTTTCAG GCTGCCAGCTGTACATTAGATGCCAGTGCCAAGATCTATGCCTACAGAGTTGACTGTGTTCATATAGACACCATTAAAATGGCTGGAGGCTTAGGGAGAACTGGAGATGAAGGCCAGCAAGAGCAAGAAGGAAATGGACAAGCTGAAGGAGAACAGGATGAGGCTAATAAAGTCAAGAAAAAGGCAAAG aaaaagaacaagaaaaccaTTGAAACAAATGTCGATCATATTAACATGTCGAAATTTGATCTCGAATATGACGTCGACCCATTGTTCAAAAAGAACTCAGCTAGATTTGATGAAGGTCGTAACGGAGGAGTAAACTTTCTAACTTCTTTGATGTTGAAG gaCGATGGTTGCCAACTTATTATGGACTCTGATTCATTGTGTAATGCCGTGTCTCACCGTTTAGAACAAACTCAGACTTCGTGCCCTGTTGTTCAAg GTTTAGATTCAGCTGAGATTTGCCCTACTCTGAAAGGATTCAGTTTTACTACGTGGGATCCCACGAATGACGATCTCATGGGTCTTCTTCAAAGCCCCACCAAGAGGAAACATGAAGAATACCAAGTGCCTTTGTTACCTACTTCTAACGAAGATCACGCTTTCGATATGGATGCCGTTCCCGAAACGTATGGTGGCAATGATTCTGAAAACGAAACCCATCTGGGAATGGAAGACATTGACGAAGAGGAAGGCATCGATCGTCACCGGAATGGTGACGGACGAATGAATCCAGTGCCCATCCTTGCCGGCAACGGGAAAAATTTGGGGATCGTTGAGCTTAAAGATCAACTCAACAGGCAAGACTATTCCTATTTCAGCGTCGCTGTTCGCTCAGCCTGGGCGGGTCCACTCCACTGGCGACTTAACAAACTAGGACAGAGAG TTGATCCGAATCgagaagtaaagaaaaagcggCGGAAGGATGCATTCGTCATGAGTTTTGAAGATAttcctgattttggaaacgaTTTCAAACCTGCAAAGAGTACATCCAAGTTAACAAATGCCACTTTGCTCCAGTGGCTACCGGAGAAGATTACTCTTCCAGAAGACTTGCACTACGGTTTGAAGGAATTCTCTCA ATCGTTTACGCGGCCCATGCTGTCAGTAAGATCAAGCACGAAAACTGGACCTTCGCAGGACCTGGAGGGAATCCTATCGCCTTACGATTACTCGAATCGAAGAGATGCCGATAACTTCTGCCCTGAGGTCAACGCTGACTCATCATACAACGATGATCATCACGACGATCCCATGACATTTAATGATCAAACAGCCGATTTTGCAAGCCAAAGTGATGGTACCAAAACGTTTGGCCAATTCTCTGGAGATAATCTTATCGCTGCTCCGAACATG GtggccaaaattcaaattaattatgcCAAAGTAGCCAAGAAGATGGATATGAGGCGATTGAAATCGACTATGTGGAACATGCTGAATCAG CCCAACGAAACTGATAATGCTCAGAAGCCTACTGCAGGGAACCCGAAAGGATTCTGTCAGATGTACAACCAAATCCCTAATTTACTTCCACAGAAAATGGCCGAAAACTTGAGTGTAGCTTTGGCTTTTGCAGCTCTGCTCCATTTGGCTAACGAGAACACTCTTCATCTTGCGCAAGAGTATGGGAATTTGGACGATTTCGCCATCGTTCATcccaattaa
- the LOC124192170 gene encoding neurogenic protein mastermind-like: MESSHVGGSSATNNNSNARSSPLGLRTLTDLIPAAGRLSPVPFYRVANSRSQQETKASTSPSRKRARLASGGGGAVVMGSGGGGGESRTTPSPPLLSAPPPVVATSPRERENQNPHVGGGPGVPSDRDRRRHPSRSSARCVPSPHLRRCRYRDGNGGASAASGVQRLGAGPSHHHQQQQQQQQQPQQHSPGNSGANNGSGGGSNNSNGGGGNNGQQQQQQQLAAQSVAVAAAAAAAAAALHSASSHHNNPGMVLDLSQVPVSIPVNLPPQLNSLYSAAAAAAAAAAVAAHGPGNHGPMPPLCTSASGGGSGSNVGGGGGGGGGPHHHMSQNPNCHQQVHHQAALYGCTGGHQHHLPASTQLHQLASCLPPPPPPAPHQHHQHHPHHHPYTPIYHPHHHHHHPHHHHHHHHQLAGHPLAGPSQGHQPLQVTSLGVGIGVGVGVGVGVGMVQPAHNQPPFAHVPPPTLLQQRTAESDYRRAAAAAIAAAVGPSPYSHPGSYSTMPINPAASSSSSSSSTSSYGHVRQQQQQQQQLSLHHQQSLSSLASSGGGRLSLNNQGGYTITSHSNPAANQNHPGLNQLQGHPFFVHDGILHSHHHHHHQQQQQQQQQQQQQQRLRRSRQNNNNNNNNNNGMMAAGSSNSGSGAGPSSLGASSSASSNVSIAAAAAANAATVASMSAAAAAAAARRAWRTGPVPQQYPGFLLSFLAMLSNPPMSYGPDLGAASADPVETENYEALLNLAERLGEAKPRGLARTQIDQLPSYRFSGEIEEGGQSTCVICMCEFETRQTLRVLPCSHEYHAKCIDKWLKSNRTCPICRGDASEFFHSLE; this comes from the exons ATGGAGTCTTCCCACGTCGGAGGGTCGTCGgcgaccaacaacaacagcaatgcACGGTCGTCTCCGCTCGGGCTCCGAACTCTGACCG atttAATTCCGGCAGCTGGAAGGCTGAGTCCTGTCCCGTTCTATCGTGTGGCCAATTCGAGATCTCAACAAGAAACGAAG GCGAGTACGAGTCCAAGTAGGAAAAGGGCCCGACTGGCCTCGGGAGGTGGAGGGGCGGTCGTGATGGGTAGTGGCGGTGGAGGGGGTGAGTCTAGGACCACTCCATCCCCGCCGCTCTTATCGGCGCCTCCTCCCGTTGTTGCAACATCGCCCAGAGAGCGTGAGAATCAAAATCCGCACGTTGGAGGAGGCCCTGGTGTTCCAAGCGACCGGGATCGACGGAGACATCCATCGAGGAGTTCTGCCCGTTGCGTACCTAG TCCACATCTGAGACGGTGTCGATATCGGGATGGCAACGGCGGAGCTAGCGCTGCTAGCGGCGTTCAGCGACTAGGAGCTGGTCCGtctcaccaccaccagcaacaacaacaacagcagcaacaacctcaACAACATTCGCCCGGCAACAGCGGCGCCAACAACGGGTCGGGTGGCGGCAGCAATAACAGCAACGGTGGCGGGGGCAacaacggccagcagcagcagcagcagcagctcgcaGCCCAATCGGTGGCGgtggcagcagcggcggccgcgGCCGCAGCCGCCCTTCATTCGGCTTCCTCTCATCACAACAACCCGGGAATGGTCCTAGACTTGAGTCAG GTTCCTGTTTCGATTCCGGTTAACCTGCCACCTCAGTTGAATTCGTTGtattcagctgctgctgcggccgcggcagcagcggccgtGGCGGCCCACGGACCCGGCAATCACGGTCCAATGCCTCCTCTTTGCACGAGCGCCAGTGGTGGGGGTAGTGGCAGTAACgtcggcggcggtggcggaggaggaggaggcccgCATCATCACATGTCTCAGAATCCCAATTGCCATCAGCAAGTCCATCATCAAGCCGCCCTTTACGGCTGCACTGGCGGCCACCAGCACCACCTGCCGGCCTCTACGCAACTCCACCAGCTGGCCTCGTGCttgcctcctcctccgcctcctGCTCCGCACCAGCATCATCAACACCACCCGCACCATCACCCCTACACACCCATTTACCATccgcaccaccaccatcaccatccgcaccaccaccaccatcaccatcatcagcTGGCCGGCCATCCTTTGGCCGGTCCCTCACAGGGCCATCAACCTTTGCAGGTTACCTCGCTTGGCGTAGGTATCGGCGTAGGCGTCGGTGTAGGTGTCGGCGTCGGAATGGTCCAGCCGGCCCACAACCAACCGCCCTTTGCTCACGTCCCTCCGCCAACCTTGCTCCAGCAGCGGACAGCCGAGTCCGACTATCGACgagctgccgccgccgccatcgcTGCTGCAGTCGGTCCATCCCCTTACTCTCACCCCGGATCCTATAGCACTATGCCTATCAATCCTGCAGcttcctcttcatcttcctcctcATCCACCTCCTCTTACGGCCACGTccgccagcagcaacagcaacaacagcaactctCCCTCCATCACCAACAATCCCTGTCGTCATTGGCCTCTAGCGGAGGAGGACGACTATCGCTCAACAACCAAGGAGGGTACACGATTACGAGCCATTCTAATCCAGCTGCCAATCAAAACCATCCAGGTCTCAATCAACTGCAAGGCCATCCGTTCTTCGTCCATGACGGAATCCTCCACtctcaccatcaccaccaccatcagcagcagcagcagcaacaacaacagcagcagcagcaacaacgcTTACGAAGGAGCCgtcaaaataataacaataataacaacaacaataacggaATGATGGCCGCTGGCAGCAGCAATTCCGGCTCGGGTGCCGGTCCGTCTTCATTAGGAGCCTCGTCTTCAGCTTCCTCCAACGTATCCATCGCTGCAGCAGCCGCGGCTAATGCGGCTACAGTCGCATCCATGTCGGCAGCCGCTGCAGCTGCAGCTGCCAGAAGAGCCTGGCGTACCGGACCCGTCCCGCAACAGTACCCTGGATTCCTCCTTTCATTCTT GGCAATGCTGTCTAATCCGCCGATGAGTTATGGGCCCGATTTGGGGGCAGCGTCCGCTGATCCTGTCGAGACGGAAAACTACGAAGCTCTTCTCAATCTGG CCGAACGCTTGGGTGAAGCCAAACCTCGAGGATTGGCGCGTACGCAGATCGATCAACTGCCGTCGTATCGATTTTCTGGCGAGATCGAAGAAGGTGGCCAGAGCACTTGCGTCATTTGCATGTGCGAATTCGAAACTCGTCAGACGCTTCGCGTTCTCCCCTGTAGCCACGAATATCACGCCAAATGCATCGACAAATGGCTCAAG TCGAATCGTACCTGCCCCATTTGTCGTGGAGATGCATCGGAATTCTTTCACAGCCTGGAATAG
- the LOC124192175 gene encoding protein regulator of cytokinesis 1-like isoform X2: MSVDKAFEDEFLKEGSQVLKNVIPKMVQIWKQLGFPQSKSQERFKTAVSHHKELWDSMLEEEQINKKKIVSSIDRLGRQHHQLCKELGTHYREFGEEMPLLEMEKQLQETLTALNREKEERMRAVRALFQEEDVLCSRLNAERCSLNRDRIPSSDQYGKLQQAINDLKTEIIKRQGQFVSMRDSIKNSMAQLEMSARNPFEMDLLVSDPQSVSLSETDLNKIKDIQQGLISRIEKNQKKVTDMWNTIEILWERLSVEPDVREIFHMQNRGFAPSTVTTLERELTRLEDLKRQNIERFIHSVRQDLIGWWDRCYVSDAERRNFTPFYAEVYTEDLLELHEAQVERYKELHTSYKDIFTKVHHRENLWKRMEDIEARGQDPSRLFGNRGCALLQEEKERTKIMKELPRVEAQLTELINNYERTNGQVLLIDGQDYRQVVVDQWVNYEEQKEHEKLQRQRERADKLVEEAKGGAKPNTPMKRRLGTTAIRTQMESPKSKQRKLLVPSTAPQARLGPGRRILTEAIGNQPPHATPSDHDVSVMSTYSVFTENVAARIQGASSPNQNY, encoded by the exons ATGTCTGTTGACAA GGCGTTCGAGGACGAGTTCCTGAAAGAAGGCTcgcaagttttaaaaaatgtaattccgAAAATGGTCCAAATCTGGAAGCAACTGGGCTTTCCTCAAAGTAAAAGCCAAGAGCGTTTCAAAACAGCAGTTTCTCATCACAAA GAATTATGGGATTCCATGCTTGAAGAAGAGCAgattaacaagaaaaagatagTGAGCAGCATTGATCGTCTAGGAAGACAACACCACCAACTTTGTAAAGAGTTAGGTACCCATTACAGAGAATTTGGGGAAGAGATGCCACTTCTAGAAATGGAGAAACAGCTACAAGAGACCTTAACTGCATTAAACAGAGAAAAGGAGGAGCGTATGAGAGCAGTGAGAGCTCTGTTTCAAGAAGAGGATGTGTTGTGTTCTAGATTGAATGCAGAACGCTGTTCCCTCAATCGAGACAGAATTCCAAGTAGTGACCAGTACGGCAAGTTGCAACAAGCTATCAACGACCTAAAAACAGAAATCATAAAACG GCAAGGACAGTTTGTTAGTATGAGAGATTCGATTAAGAACTCCATGGCACAATTAGAAATGTCAGCACGGAATCCTTTTGAAATGGATCTTCTTGTGAGCGATCCGCAAAGCGTATCGTTGTCAGAAActgatttgaataaaatcaag GACATCCAACAAGGGTTGATTTCTcggattgaaaaaaatcagaagaaagtAACTGATATGTGGAATACCATTGAAATATTGTGGGAGAGACTCAGTGTTGAACCGGATGTTCGCGAAATATTTCACATGCAGAATCGTGGATTTGCTCCATCCACCGTCACAACA ttggaacgtgaactAACTCGTTTGGAAGACCTTAAACGACAAAATATCGAAAGGTTTATTCATTCAGTAAGACAAGATTTGATTGGTTGGTGGGATCGCTGCTATGTTTCGGACGCCGAGCGTCGCAACTTTACCCCATTTTATGCTGAAGTATACACCGAAGATCTACTTGAATTGCATGAAGCTCAGGTAGAAAGGTACAAGGAGCTGCATACGTCTTATAAAGACATATTCACGAAG GTTCATCATCGAGAGAACTTATGGAAACGCATGGAGGATATCGAGGCCCGTGGACAAGATCCGTCTAGATTGTTCGGTAATCGTGGATGTGCGCTCTtgcaggaagaaaaagaacgcaCCAAGATAATGAAG gAACTCCCTCGGGTAGAGGCCCAACTGACCGAGTTGATCAATAACTATGAACGGACAAATGGGCAAGTATTGCTTATTGATGGCCAAGACTATCGTCAGGTTGTCGTAGACCAGTGGGTCAACTACGAGGAGCAAAAAGAGCACGAAAAACTCCAAAGG caaCGAGAGCGTGCCGACAAACTGGTCGAAGAAGCCAAAGGAGGAGCTAAGCCCAACACACCGATGAAACGGCGCTTGGGGACAACTGCCATTCGCACACAGATGGAGTCACCAAAATCCAAGCAAAGGAAACTATTGGTGCCCTCG ACGGCTCCTCAGGCACGACTGGGACCTGGTCGCCGGATCTTGACTGAAGCAATTGGCAATCAGCCTCCTCATGCGACGCCCAGTGATCATGACGTTTCGGTCATGTCTACTTATTCTGTTTTTACA GAAAACGTAGCTGCTCGCATACAGGGTGCCAGCTCGCCAAACCAAAACTATTGA
- the LOC124192175 gene encoding protein regulator of cytokinesis 1-like isoform X1 produces the protein MSVDKAFEDEFLKEGSQVLKNVIPKMVQIWKQLGFPQSKSQERFKTAVSHHKELWDSMLEEEQINKKKIVSSIDRLGRQHHQLCKELGTHYREFGEEMPLLEMEKQLQETLTALNREKEERMRAVRALFQEEDVLCSRLNAERCSLNRDRIPSSDQYGKLQQAINDLKTEIIKRQGQFVSMRDSIKNSMAQLEMSARNPFEMDLLVSDPQSVSLSETDLNKIKDIQQGLISRIEKNQKKVTDMWNTIEILWERLSVEPDVREIFHMQNRGFAPSTVTTLERELTRLEDLKRQNIERFIHSVRQDLIGWWDRCYVSDAERRNFTPFYAEVYTEDLLELHEAQVERYKELHTSYKDIFTKVHHRENLWKRMEDIEARGQDPSRLFGNRGCALLQEEKERTKIMKELPRVEAQLTELINNYERTNGQVLLIDGQDYRQVVVDQWVNYEEQKEHEKLQRQRERADKLVEEAKGGAKPNTPMKRRLGTTAIRTQMESPKSKQRKLLVPSTAPQARLGPGRRILTEAIGNQPPHATPSDHDVSVMSTYSVFTETLQKARQAKCVNSTVLMDCNTPSSSRGNATPSTLPHRRSTRLAAAAAPTLTPQPNRTQHPMYRRSKSHSIMAAPLTTRLTPARSTPKLAIHKRPFLI, from the exons ATGTCTGTTGACAA GGCGTTCGAGGACGAGTTCCTGAAAGAAGGCTcgcaagttttaaaaaatgtaattccgAAAATGGTCCAAATCTGGAAGCAACTGGGCTTTCCTCAAAGTAAAAGCCAAGAGCGTTTCAAAACAGCAGTTTCTCATCACAAA GAATTATGGGATTCCATGCTTGAAGAAGAGCAgattaacaagaaaaagatagTGAGCAGCATTGATCGTCTAGGAAGACAACACCACCAACTTTGTAAAGAGTTAGGTACCCATTACAGAGAATTTGGGGAAGAGATGCCACTTCTAGAAATGGAGAAACAGCTACAAGAGACCTTAACTGCATTAAACAGAGAAAAGGAGGAGCGTATGAGAGCAGTGAGAGCTCTGTTTCAAGAAGAGGATGTGTTGTGTTCTAGATTGAATGCAGAACGCTGTTCCCTCAATCGAGACAGAATTCCAAGTAGTGACCAGTACGGCAAGTTGCAACAAGCTATCAACGACCTAAAAACAGAAATCATAAAACG GCAAGGACAGTTTGTTAGTATGAGAGATTCGATTAAGAACTCCATGGCACAATTAGAAATGTCAGCACGGAATCCTTTTGAAATGGATCTTCTTGTGAGCGATCCGCAAAGCGTATCGTTGTCAGAAActgatttgaataaaatcaag GACATCCAACAAGGGTTGATTTCTcggattgaaaaaaatcagaagaaagtAACTGATATGTGGAATACCATTGAAATATTGTGGGAGAGACTCAGTGTTGAACCGGATGTTCGCGAAATATTTCACATGCAGAATCGTGGATTTGCTCCATCCACCGTCACAACA ttggaacgtgaactAACTCGTTTGGAAGACCTTAAACGACAAAATATCGAAAGGTTTATTCATTCAGTAAGACAAGATTTGATTGGTTGGTGGGATCGCTGCTATGTTTCGGACGCCGAGCGTCGCAACTTTACCCCATTTTATGCTGAAGTATACACCGAAGATCTACTTGAATTGCATGAAGCTCAGGTAGAAAGGTACAAGGAGCTGCATACGTCTTATAAAGACATATTCACGAAG GTTCATCATCGAGAGAACTTATGGAAACGCATGGAGGATATCGAGGCCCGTGGACAAGATCCGTCTAGATTGTTCGGTAATCGTGGATGTGCGCTCTtgcaggaagaaaaagaacgcaCCAAGATAATGAAG gAACTCCCTCGGGTAGAGGCCCAACTGACCGAGTTGATCAATAACTATGAACGGACAAATGGGCAAGTATTGCTTATTGATGGCCAAGACTATCGTCAGGTTGTCGTAGACCAGTGGGTCAACTACGAGGAGCAAAAAGAGCACGAAAAACTCCAAAGG caaCGAGAGCGTGCCGACAAACTGGTCGAAGAAGCCAAAGGAGGAGCTAAGCCCAACACACCGATGAAACGGCGCTTGGGGACAACTGCCATTCGCACACAGATGGAGTCACCAAAATCCAAGCAAAGGAAACTATTGGTGCCCTCG ACGGCTCCTCAGGCACGACTGGGACCTGGTCGCCGGATCTTGACTGAAGCAATTGGCAATCAGCCTCCTCATGCGACGCCCAGTGATCATGACGTTTCGGTCATGTCTACTTATTCTGTTTTTACA GAGACGTTACAAAAAGCTAGGCAAGCGAAGTGTGTAAACTCCACGGTTTTGATGGATTGTAACACACCATCATCAAGTCGTGGAAACGCGACGCCATCAACATTACCGCACCGTCGATCTACACGTTTGGCTGCAGCCGCCGCGCCGACCTTAACACCTCAACCCAACCGCACACAACACCCCATGTATCGACGCTCGAAATCACATTCGATAATGGCCGCGCCTCTAACTACCCGTCTCACCCCGGCTCGTTCCACACCTAAACTCGCTATCCATAAAAGGCCTTTcctaatttaa